Proteins encoded by one window of Bacillus sp. DTU_2020_1000418_1_SI_GHA_SEK_038:
- a CDS encoding ubiquitin-like domain-containing protein: MKNLFSESLSKKRIVIITTSFIVFAAALGFFIFESTKKTVAMTLDGQEKFIKTHAGTIQELFNDLDISLRKEDYVSLSLDTKVKNNLEIVWEPAKQVHIVKDNEKKTIWTVSKTVEELLKEQEITITDHDKVQPNLEEPIKNKLEIVVNKAFALTLSDGGKEQQVWSTSTTVADFLSQQGITLNELDRIEPKADTVVKKDDTIQIIRVEKVTDVVEEPIKFAVVTKKDSSLAKGSQKVINQGKEGLLTKEYEVVLENGKEVSRKLLSEKTVKEKQDKMVAVGTKPLAVNMVASRGETGGKEIHVSSTAYTAYCNGCSGKTATGINLRANPDVKVIAVDPRVIPLGTKVYVEGYGYAIAADTGSAIKGNKIDVFFATKAEAYRWGRKKVKIRILN, encoded by the coding sequence ATGAAAAACCTGTTTTCCGAGTCTTTGAGTAAGAAGAGAATTGTCATTATTACTACTAGTTTCATAGTTTTTGCAGCTGCTTTAGGCTTCTTTATATTCGAATCAACAAAGAAAACGGTGGCAATGACATTAGACGGTCAGGAAAAGTTCATTAAAACACATGCGGGAACGATTCAAGAACTTTTTAATGATTTAGACATTTCTTTACGCAAAGAGGACTATGTGTCGTTATCCCTTGACACAAAGGTGAAAAACAATCTAGAGATTGTTTGGGAGCCGGCAAAACAGGTTCACATTGTGAAAGACAACGAGAAGAAAACGATTTGGACAGTGTCCAAAACAGTAGAAGAGCTTTTGAAAGAACAGGAGATTACGATAACTGATCATGATAAGGTTCAGCCAAATCTCGAAGAGCCAATTAAAAATAAACTTGAAATAGTTGTCAATAAAGCTTTTGCTTTAACATTGTCGGATGGCGGGAAAGAGCAACAGGTTTGGTCCACTTCGACTACGGTCGCTGACTTTTTATCACAGCAGGGGATTACGCTAAACGAACTAGATCGTATTGAACCCAAAGCGGATACGGTTGTCAAAAAAGATGACACTATCCAAATCATTAGAGTAGAAAAAGTCACCGATGTTGTGGAAGAACCAATTAAATTTGCTGTTGTAACGAAGAAGGACAGCAGCCTGGCTAAAGGTTCCCAGAAAGTCATCAATCAAGGCAAAGAAGGCCTTTTAACGAAGGAATACGAAGTTGTTCTAGAAAATGGCAAAGAAGTTTCACGGAAATTATTAAGCGAGAAAACCGTTAAGGAAAAGCAGGATAAAATGGTTGCTGTCGGAACGAAGCCGTTGGCTGTTAATATGGTTGCATCCCGTGGCGAAACAGGCGGGAAGGAAATCCATGTGTCCTCAACCGCATATACGGCATATTGTAACGGTTGTTCAGGAAAAACCGCGACAGGCATTAATCTGCGTGCTAATCCAGATGTGAAGGTGATTGCAGTAGATCCTAGAGTCATCCCTTTAGGTACGAAAGTTTATGTAGAGGGCTACGGGTATGCAATCGCTGCGGATACCGGCTCTGCTATTAAAGGAAACAAAATCGATGTGTTTTTTGCTACAAAGGCAGAAGCCTATCGCTGGGGACGCAAAAAAGTAAAAATTAGAATCCTTAATTAA
- a CDS encoding TatD family hydrolase yields MFFDTHAHLNAEQYNDDLREVIDRAVEEGVSRIVVVGFDRPTIEKAMELTEQYDFIYASVGWHPVDAIDMTDEDLQWIEELSSHPKVVALGEMGLDYYWDKSSKEIQKEVFRKQIQLAKKVKLPIIIHNRDATADIVAILKEEGASEVGGIMHCFSGSSETAKECVEMNFYISLGGPVTFKNAKKPKEVAEVIPMEKLLIETDCPYLAPHPYRGKRNEPSYVKLVAEQIAEIKNVSVEEVARITTENAKKIFGII; encoded by the coding sequence ATGTTTTTCGACACCCACGCACATTTGAATGCCGAACAATATAATGATGATCTAAGAGAGGTTATTGACAGAGCAGTGGAGGAAGGAGTTTCCCGCATTGTCGTTGTTGGCTTTGATCGTCCAACCATTGAAAAGGCGATGGAACTGACTGAACAATATGACTTTATATACGCAAGTGTGGGCTGGCACCCAGTTGACGCCATTGATATGACCGATGAGGATCTCCAATGGATTGAGGAGCTCTCTAGCCATCCGAAGGTAGTAGCACTTGGTGAAATGGGGCTCGATTATTATTGGGACAAGTCTTCAAAGGAAATTCAGAAGGAAGTATTTAGAAAACAAATTCAGCTGGCGAAAAAGGTAAAGCTGCCGATTATCATTCATAATCGGGATGCCACAGCTGATATTGTAGCTATTTTGAAGGAAGAGGGAGCAAGTGAAGTGGGCGGGATTATGCATTGCTTCAGCGGCAGCTCAGAAACAGCCAAGGAATGTGTGGAAATGAATTTCTATATTTCACTTGGCGGACCCGTTACCTTTAAAAATGCAAAAAAACCGAAGGAAGTTGCAGAAGTCATCCCAATGGAGAAGCTATTAATCGAGACAGACTGCCCGTATTTAGCGCCTCACCCTTATCGCGGCAAGCGGAACGAGCCTAGCTATGTAAAACTAGTGGCAGAACAAATTGCAGAAATTAAAAATGTCTCAGTAGAAGAAGTAGCTAGAATAACAACAGAGAATGCTAAAAAAATATTCGGCATAATTTGA
- the rsmA gene encoding 16S rRNA (adenine(1518)-N(6)/adenine(1519)-N(6))-dimethyltransferase RsmA, with amino-acid sequence MHKDIATPVRTRAILEKYGFSFKKSLGQNFLIDTNILRRIVDHAELTEESAAIEIGPGIGALTEQLAKRSKKVVAFEIDQRLLPILQDTLSPYPNTKIIHEDVLKADVKGMIETELEGIHDIMVVANLPYYVTTPIIMKLLEDKLPIRGIVCMLQKEVADRISAKPGTKDYGSLSIAIQYYTEAETVMIVPKTVFIPQPNVDSAVIRLTKRKEPAVSVQNEEFFFQIIRASFAQRRKTLLNNLTSYLPDGKQKKEDILAALEQAEIEPTRRGETLSIEEFARLSDKLASIFT; translated from the coding sequence ATGCATAAAGATATAGCAACCCCAGTAAGAACCCGTGCCATACTTGAAAAATACGGATTCTCTTTTAAAAAGAGCTTAGGACAAAACTTTTTAATTGATACGAATATTCTAAGAAGAATTGTCGATCACGCCGAGTTAACGGAAGAATCAGCAGCGATTGAAATTGGCCCTGGGATCGGCGCTTTAACAGAGCAGCTTGCGAAAAGAAGCAAAAAGGTAGTGGCTTTTGAAATTGATCAGCGGCTATTGCCAATATTACAAGACACCCTTTCCCCTTATCCGAATACAAAGATCATTCATGAGGATGTATTGAAAGCGGATGTAAAAGGGATGATTGAAACAGAATTAGAAGGAATTCACGATATTATGGTCGTTGCCAATCTTCCCTATTACGTGACAACCCCGATTATCATGAAACTGCTTGAGGACAAGCTGCCAATCAGGGGAATTGTTTGTATGCTTCAAAAAGAGGTGGCAGATCGAATTTCTGCTAAGCCGGGGACAAAAGATTACGGTTCTCTTTCCATCGCTATTCAATACTATACAGAGGCTGAGACGGTGATGATTGTTCCGAAAACCGTATTTATCCCTCAGCCGAATGTGGATTCAGCAGTTATTCGTTTAACGAAACGGAAGGAACCGGCTGTTTCCGTTCAGAATGAGGAATTCTTTTTTCAAATTATTAGGGCCAGCTTTGCGCAAAGGCGGAAAACATTATTAAATAACTTAACAAGTTATTTGCCAGATGGGAAACAAAAGAAGGAAGATATTCTTGCTGCTTTAGAGCAAGCAGAAATCGAGCCTACCCGAAGAGGGGAAACCTTATCCATTGAGGAGTTTGCCCGGTTGAGTGATAAATTGGCTTCAATATTTACTTAA
- the rnmV gene encoding ribonuclease M5 gives MKIKEIIVVEGKDDTTAIKNALDADTIETNGSAINQETLEKIKLAQKTRGVIVFTDPDYPGKKIRNTIKEHVPGCKHAFIDKKDAIHKYGKGVGVEHASPEMIRQALREAHLMHEEVEEIITQEDLLAAGLIGGSGARERREKLGRLLKIGFTNGKQLHKSLMMFQISKEEFAAAIQVIRQEDEHA, from the coding sequence ATGAAAATAAAGGAAATCATCGTGGTCGAAGGAAAGGATGATACGACTGCGATTAAAAACGCACTGGATGCGGATACAATTGAAACAAATGGTTCTGCCATCAATCAAGAAACATTAGAAAAAATAAAGCTTGCTCAAAAGACAAGAGGGGTTATTGTTTTTACTGATCCAGATTATCCAGGGAAAAAAATCCGCAATACAATCAAAGAACATGTCCCTGGGTGCAAGCATGCTTTTATCGATAAAAAGGATGCGATACATAAATACGGCAAAGGTGTTGGTGTCGAACACGCTTCACCTGAGATGATACGGCAGGCTCTTCGCGAGGCGCACCTCATGCATGAAGAGGTAGAGGAGATCATCACTCAAGAGGACTTACTTGCTGCGGGTCTAATCGGCGGCTCTGGGGCAAGAGAAAGAAGAGAGAAGCTAGGAAGGCTTTTAAAAATTGGGTTTACAAATGGAAAGCAGCTACATAAAAGTTTAATGATGTTTCAAATTAGCAAAGAAGAGTTTGCGGCTGCTATCCAAGTGATCCGCCAGGAGGATGAACATGCATAA
- the yabG gene encoding sporulation peptidase YabG gives MSINIMDIVGRVSYQCDILFRVIDFREQNGKKFAILYGEDIRLIADAPIEDLITISPSTRAKIAQEYHSMEEQSLQLFRQDIELIKQKQEYEATDGYSKSLSYFQMPGRVLHLDGDPAYLEKCLNLYEKIGVPVTGIHCNEKEMPLKIGQLIDYYRPDILVITGHDAYSKAKGKKTDINAYRHSKQFAQTVREARKKVPHLDQLVIFAGACQSHFESIIHAGANFASSPYRVNIHALDPVYIVAKISFTPFMERINVWDVLRNTLTGEKGLGGIETKGVLRTGMPFNIEHNNES, from the coding sequence TTGAGCATAAACATCATGGATATTGTCGGGAGGGTTTCATACCAATGTGATATTCTGTTTCGGGTCATCGATTTTCGGGAACAGAATGGGAAAAAGTTTGCCATCCTATACGGGGAAGACATTCGGCTAATTGCAGACGCGCCTATTGAGGATTTAATTACGATTAGTCCTTCGACAAGGGCAAAGATTGCACAGGAGTATCATTCCATGGAAGAACAGTCTCTGCAGTTGTTCCGTCAGGATATCGAACTGATTAAGCAAAAACAAGAGTATGAAGCCACGGACGGCTACAGCAAATCATTGAGCTATTTTCAAATGCCTGGAAGAGTCCTCCACCTAGATGGGGATCCAGCTTATTTAGAAAAATGCCTAAATTTATATGAAAAAATAGGTGTCCCAGTGACTGGCATTCATTGCAATGAAAAGGAAATGCCGCTGAAGATTGGGCAGCTAATAGACTACTATAGACCAGATATTCTTGTGATCACCGGACATGATGCCTATTCAAAGGCAAAAGGGAAGAAAACAGATATTAACGCCTATCGCCATTCTAAACAATTTGCACAAACGGTTAGAGAAGCAAGAAAGAAGGTCCCTCATTTAGATCAGCTAGTCATTTTTGCAGGTGCATGCCAATCACATTTTGAATCCATCATCCACGCAGGAGCTAATTTTGCCAGTTCCCCTTATAGAGTGAATATTCATGCACTAGATCCGGTGTATATTGTGGCAAAAATTAGTTTTACTCCTTTTATGGAGCGAATAAATGTATGGGATGTGTTGCGCAATACATTAACTGGGGAAAAGGGATTGGGCGGAATCGAAACAAAGGGAGTTCTGAGAACGGGCATGCCATTTAATATTGAACACAACAATGAATCCTAA